From a region of the Gemmatimonadota bacterium genome:
- a CDS encoding CocE/NonD family hydrolase yields the protein MRTPVLILALVLSSGPLAAQPAKAADPVLWDSYTRSATFVTMKDGTKLAVDVVVPAGWKGQGRPTSRFPVVFRYTPYGRSFLNPSNGQVIVDPFFLRHGYAQVSADMRGTGGSFGSMNLMDPRVRDDGKELVDWIAAQPWSDGTVGMRGGSYEGWSQLAVASKAPKALKAIVPEHAGWDRFLMHPGGIYSYAFMQVWTAVTYHLNRSSVFTPVPIPPTPPVIDEDGDGEIADEIPLDLNGNGWFSDDYRWPLESGPAPRYADGVARTHHYYLSAVMQHVADPAGAPGTFDGDPVFSAMKFWDTKRPGDGRTAPDLAWAWLPDVMKSGVAVLNLAGWFDAFVEGTFQVFSTTHRALPSRLIARPVYHQGVSQAFAASVGLPTPAAGLPIEARIEELRWFDRWLKGIRNGVDREPAVRYFVMNDGWRTAPTWPPPASAPARMYLADGNGLARVKAPAPRSDLFTADFSQYSAWEPLFGAKEIAAVDSLSGRPAPGVAAFQRNRQFMFGVPEGPPVRTELDRRGLSYTTAPLERDTDVIGHPIVHLWASSTADDGDFYFYLEDVDPSGRAVQVTEYQHRAGFSKLVNQDLVIPGHRGVRVEPVLPWHGYRAADYDPRVFAGGKVAEVVTALYPTAWRFKQGHSIRLSIAAADWPTFELHPALAPSNRPDAPGNVVPTVTVHWGGARGSYLELPVVPRS from the coding sequence ACCAAGCTCGCCGTCGACGTGGTGGTGCCCGCCGGGTGGAAGGGCCAAGGGCGGCCAACCAGCCGGTTTCCGGTGGTCTTTCGGTACACCCCGTACGGCCGGTCGTTCCTCAATCCGTCGAACGGCCAAGTGATCGTCGATCCATTCTTCCTCCGCCACGGCTACGCCCAGGTTTCCGCCGACATGCGCGGCACCGGCGGATCGTTCGGCTCGATGAACCTGATGGACCCGCGGGTCCGCGACGACGGGAAGGAACTGGTCGACTGGATCGCCGCGCAGCCGTGGTCCGACGGCACCGTCGGGATGCGGGGCGGGAGCTATGAGGGGTGGTCACAGTTGGCGGTCGCGTCGAAGGCGCCGAAGGCCCTCAAGGCGATCGTGCCGGAGCACGCCGGATGGGACCGGTTCCTGATGCATCCGGGCGGGATCTATTCCTACGCCTTCATGCAGGTCTGGACCGCGGTGACCTACCATCTCAACCGGAGCAGCGTGTTCACGCCGGTTCCGATTCCGCCGACCCCGCCGGTGATCGACGAGGACGGCGACGGCGAGATCGCCGACGAGATTCCCCTCGACCTGAACGGCAACGGCTGGTTCTCGGACGACTACCGGTGGCCGCTCGAATCGGGGCCGGCCCCGCGGTACGCCGATGGGGTGGCCCGGACCCATCACTACTATCTCAGCGCCGTGATGCAGCACGTCGCCGACCCTGCCGGCGCGCCCGGGACCTTCGACGGCGATCCGGTCTTCTCGGCGATGAAGTTCTGGGACACCAAGCGCCCGGGCGACGGCCGGACGGCGCCGGATCTCGCCTGGGCCTGGCTTCCCGATGTGATGAAGTCGGGGGTCGCGGTGCTCAACCTGGCCGGGTGGTTCGACGCGTTCGTGGAGGGCACCTTCCAGGTGTTCAGCACCACCCACCGCGCGTTGCCGTCACGCTTGATCGCGCGGCCCGTCTATCACCAAGGGGTCTCCCAGGCGTTTGCGGCGTCGGTTGGCCTGCCCACGCCGGCGGCCGGGTTGCCGATCGAGGCCCGGATCGAGGAACTCCGCTGGTTCGACCGATGGCTCAAGGGTATTCGCAACGGGGTCGACCGGGAGCCGGCGGTCCGCTACTTCGTGATGAACGACGGCTGGCGCACCGCGCCGACCTGGCCACCGCCGGCGTCCGCGCCCGCCCGGATGTATCTCGCGGACGGGAACGGTCTCGCTCGGGTGAAGGCGCCGGCCCCTCGGTCGGACCTATTCACCGCCGACTTCTCGCAATACTCGGCCTGGGAGCCGCTCTTCGGAGCGAAGGAAATTGCCGCGGTTGATTCGTTGTCCGGGCGGCCGGCGCCCGGCGTCGCGGCGTTCCAGCGGAACCGCCAGTTCATGTTCGGGGTGCCCGAGGGGCCCCCGGTGCGGACCGAGCTCGACCGGCGGGGCCTCAGCTACACGACCGCCCCGCTCGAACGCGACACCGACGTGATCGGCCATCCCATCGTGCACCTGTGGGCCTCATCGACGGCGGATGACGGGGATTTCTATTTCTATCTCGAGGACGTCGATCCGAGCGGGCGGGCGGTGCAGGTCACCGAGTATCAGCATCGGGCCGGATTTTCAAAGTTGGTGAACCAGGACCTGGTGATTCCGGGCCACCGCGGGGTCCGGGTGGAACCCGTCCTGCCGTGGCATGGCTATCGGGCGGCCGACTACGACCCCAGGGTCTTTGCCGGGGGGAAGGTGGCTGAGGTGGTGACGGCGCTCTATCCGACGGCGTGGCGATTCAAGCAGGGCCATTCGATCCGGCTCTCGATCGCGGCGGCGGATTGGCCGACGTTCGAGTTACATCCCGCGCTGGCGCCGTCGAACCGGCCGGATGCGCCGGGGAACGTCGTGCCGAC